The region CCCTATGCATAACTGAGCCTCTAATGGGCCAAAAAAAGCCCAATTCTCAGTGACGGTATAAACCTCAGAAAGTGGTATTTTGGACCTCATTTTAACAACACAAAAAATGCATGATGTATAAAATAAATTGTAGTCGTGTTAAAAAATGATCATGTACTGTACATTCCTCTAAAAAAGGCGTTCCATATCGAGAAAAGAAAAATTACAGAATTTGACGTGCTAAATTTCTTTTAAACAATTTATATGAACTACCACGTCACTAGGATTTCATATAGAGCACATATTTCTGACACACACAAAAAAGAAAAATATATGTATAGCAAAAAACCGCTAGttgcaaaaatgaaaaaaaaatcctaaAAACTATCAATGCATGGAAAAATTGAAAAAATGTATAAAAATATAAAGGAACATTGTCATGATCGAGGATGATTCAAAATCGAAAAGTTTTGAAAACAAAAAGGAAATTGCCATGATAAATATGATGGAAATGCCATGACAttaaaactaaaattgccatgacacAAAATTAAAATTGCCATGTCCTATATTTTCTCTTTGTCGAAAAAAAAATCACACAAATATACAAATTGTAAAATTTCCATGCCACAAAAGATAAATTTACTGAGCTATAGATAACACATTGCCATGCTCTTAATAAAACAGCCATGGTCTTAATGATAAAATTTGGGTCGcactaactgccacacgtgtggcaggaagagagacgcaccacacgtctctaatatAAACAGATTGCCACATCATCGCATGCATACATGtaagaatctttttggattttcagtttttaaaatgttttatctcttaaacgaaaaatccgattgaaaatccgttttcaccattaaatccctcgcgatgagatcttcgaaactagatcccatgttgatatgttttgatgaaaaaatttttggattaaaagttgccatgtttattgcatatgaattgccatgatgtttacactgaagttgccatgatatgtttcaactattttcttctacatttaaaagtaaattttgacatttataaaacggagaattaagaaactagacttgccatgaaccattaactaaaattgccatgatacatgcacgtaaaattgccctggttcatacaaaaaataattttcatggtcaaagtactggagttgccatcatcaaaatactaaaattgccatgatctacaaactaaaattgccacatggcaactttagtttaagccctatggcaactgcagtgtaaacatcatggcaacttctggcaaaaaaaaattcgtcgaaacatatcaacatcgggtctagttttgaagatctcgtcgagacggatttaatggtgaaaacggatttttagttagcttttttatttaggagatacaacatttttaagccgaaaactaaaaaaaattctgctgatgtcatctattcatacgtgacaAAATGAGTGGTGGTGGagacgtgtgggcgatgtgcaaacgcccacacgtgtggacgtTAACATTCCACACTCTTAATAATAGGAATACCATGTTCCAGATAGAGATCCCAATAGCAAACTTTGAAAGGAAAATGCTCTTTAAAGAACACATTTTCTCTTAGAAAACTCAATGGTTTCCAAAAATGTTTCCCACCATGGTAGTATATTGATGAAAACTACCATGATCTAATTAATAAAATTGCCATGTTGCTTCTAATAAAAGATATGAATTTTCTTAATCAGAATATATGAAACACTATTAGAACATTACAAAAATGCCATGTGACAAGAAGGACACAAATACAAAATTGCCATGACAAAAAATTACCATATACTAAAAAGGTAAAAAAAAGTATACTATATTGAAATTGTCGTGGTATAAAATGGATAAAAGTGCTATGGTCTAAAACAATGCCATGTTGCATAACATATACACAAGATAACATGTCAAAAATTTGAATGGTGCACAAAAAATGTAATGCTACAAAATAAACTACCAATGCATATCTAATAAAGTTGACATGGTCTGAATAGTAAAAGTACCATGGTCTGTTCGCTAGTCAACCGGCTCCGCAAAATCCCGCGCTCCGCTCCTCGGAGTGAATTCGCGCTCTTCGATCAATCGTGTGAGCCAGAAAAAACGTTCGCCCCGCTCGCTCCACTCCGATTAGTGAGTTGGGTTGAAAGCCCAATAATCTGTTTTGTGGCCCGTGCTAAGGGGAGGTTGGCCAGGACACAGGCCCGTTCGGGGTTGAAAACGTGACGAGCGCGACAATCAAACTCTATCGAACCGGTACGTTTCACTTATCGGTGGCATACCTTCGTAAATTTCAGGGACTCCCTCGTTTTTAGGATCTGCAGATCACCTCATTCGCCGCTCCATGATTTTGTACTACGGCTGGCTCCGTGGAGTTGCGGAGTTTGGGGCTGCTCCGCTCGCTTCGGGAGAGGAGTTCTAGAGCGGAGAGAACCCGAACAAcccctaaaattgccatgatctaaaaAAACTTTCATGCCACAAAAAAACTAACATGATGAAATTAACATTTTTGTCATGGTGTAACTAATGAAATTGCCATAATCTAAAGAATAAATTTTCCATGGTACATAACTTCAAATCAACATAATCTAATTTTTTTTAAAGCCATCATCTAACTAAAAAAATGCCGTGGTACTTAAGATAAAACTACCATGTTCCAAAATAGTAAAAAAGCCATGGTCTAAATAGTCAAATAGCCATGTTGCTTCCCCGAAAAAAAATAGCCATGTTGGTTACAACAAAGTTGCGCATGGCACTAGCCTGAGTCAAAAAATTATTATGTTATGATGATTATCTGCAAAATTGCCATGATAAGCAAATTGCCATGGGAACATATAGAACATTCATGCAAATATTGCCGTGTGTGAAAACATTTTTAAAAAACTATCATATTATTTGCCCATGAAAAACCATTCAATAACTAAGGCAACACCACGAGATGAAATGGTGTCAAGGTTGGACAATCCAATCCTCGATTCAGTGGCAGTTGGTCATGGTCTCACAAGGACAATTCAATCCTCGATTTGGCGCCAGTTCCTCGATGCAAAGGTCGCCCCTGTGATCGCCCCTCCGCTTCTTTCGGGCATGTCAACCCTCTGTGCTCCAAAATGTATCATCCCTTCTCTTAGAATCATTAAAGTCATGCATGGTAATCTTCATCCTCGTCCCGACTTTTAACCCGAAACAAGCAGGGGAAGCATCTCTGCCACGTGAAAAACCCTCATATCAAAGATGATGCCAACTGAAGATTGAAGAACCATAGGACACAATCTTCAAACAATCTGTATATCACACAGTTTAGTTACACAAGGCAAAGTGAAATATCAAAAGGATGTGTCACGCGAGCGGACAGCGAGCAGCACAGCAAACACAGCAGGTCATCGGCAAGCCGCCAGCGAGCAATGCACACCCAGTAGTCTCGCTGATCTGGTGGTGGTTGCCCGCAGCTCGCTCCTCGCCGTCGTCTCGCTGCCACTGCCTCGCTTCGCCGGGCGGGCTTGGCGGCGTACGTGCGGCGCGCCAGGGCAAGCCTGGAAAGGAGAGCGATCTATGCCGCCAGCCGTCGCTTCGCCGTGCCGGCCCTCTGGGGCAGCGCGGGGTGAGAGGCTCGGCGGGGAAGGGAAGGAGCggcggcgccgccgccaccgcgcgtCTGTTCAGGGAAGGGACTCTTGCGGGCCTGTGCGGGAGGAGGAATGGAGGAGGACAGAGACGGCGCTCGATTGTGTGGGCCGGGTCAAGGAAACGGCCCGCAAGCCCAGCTCGCTCCCAAAGCCCTGGACGGCGGCCCCTTGAAATACCTCGCGTTGGCGCCCAACGCAACCGCCGCAACCAACAGCTTTCCTCGCCGGAGTCCCCAACAAACCAAGAAACCCCTCCTCTCTCCACCGCGCAGCAGCCAACCCACCGCCTCTGCTCTCCGGCGCCGGTGACCCATGGACCAGTTCCACGACGGGCACCACGTGCGGCTGCGGAGCCTCGTGCACCGCACCCGCACCTACCTCCACGCCGCCGACGACGGGGAGAGCGTCACCCTCAGCCAGGTCCGGGCCTCCATGAACGCGGCGTGGGCGGTGCACATCTACCACCGcgccgacggcgacggcgagggctTCTACGACGACGACGGCCCGTACCTGCTCCTCCACAGCGCCGCCTACGGCCGCTACCTCGGCGCCACGGACGTGCCGGCGCGGCGAGGCCACCGCGGCTTCCGCGCGGAGCTGCGCGACTACGACCAGCCGGAGGTGGGGGCCATCATGTGGCGGGCCGTCCGGTCGGGCTTCGTGGACGACGTCGTCCTGCTCCACCACGCGGGCGGCCGCTTCCTCCGCGCCAACGGCAGGTACCTTCCCTGGAACGCCGGCGTCAGCCTCGACGACGACGTCAACTCCATGATGCACTGGGTCGTCGAGCCCATCCCCGCTAGAGAGGCTGGCATGCCTGCCATTCCTGGCCCGCCTCCGGTGAGTTCGATCGATCGCCATGACCCGCTTCTCTGCTGAATTGCTTTCGGCGATTGCGAATTCGGCCACTTTCAGGCTTTCAGCTGCAGTTTTCTTCTTGCCAAATTTGTGAGAGCAGTTCTTGATTTCCCAAACATAACCATGGTTGATGGTTCAACTGCAGACTCGCCCAGGAATGAGATTCCTCTCCAACATATTCATGCACCGGGGGGCGGGACAGCAGATCGGGGGCGTCGAGCCCATCCCGGGAGAGGCGGGTGGCTCCGGTGGTCGGCCTCCGGTGAGCTCGCCATGACCCCCTTCTTGATCCTCCTATCGATTGAGCGAATTGGCTTATTCGGCGTCGTTCATTTGAACTGCAGTTCTGTTCTTGCCAAATTTTCGAGCAGTTCTTGATCTCCCGAAAATAACCATGGTTTTCTGCGATTCAACTGCAGACTCTCGCAAGATTCCTCTCCGACATGTTCATGGATCCGGGACGGCGGATCCGGTACACTCCGACGCTCGGCGGGGACTACCCCGAGGACAGCGCCGGCTGGGGCGAGTTCTGGTTCAGGGGGAGGTCCGTGTTCCGTCTGAGGGACCAGCTGGTGATGCGCACCAGCATCAACCTGTACTACCAGAACGTCGCCATCTGCGTCCGAGCGGGCCGCTACGGGAGGCTGACCCCGCTCGTCGTCGACCTGCCCCACGGCGGCTACGGCGAGACCCTCGAGATTGTCATCCTCGAGGACGAGACTCGTGGTGAGAGCCTCTCTCCTCTCCATGCCCCAACTTCCTAAGTATCTACTCTCGGTGGCAACAAGTGAATTTGTTATGCATGATCAATGGTCTATTGGGGTTTATTTTGATGCGGTGCTAATCTGCTTGTGCTTGAAACATTTTACTGAAACTTCTACAGTCTCAGGATAGTTTACTGAAAGTGTTATCGTCTGAAAAAACAATAAACTGAAACTGCTGTAGTCTGAAACTGTTAGGTGTTGGGAATTGTCTGCAGCTGTTGTAATCAGTTATTGGAGTCCAAATCAGCTGGAACTTAAAAAATCACTATGGAACTTAAAACTCCAAATCAGCTGGTTCATCTCTTTTCAGCCTTAACAGAGTGGATGATGAGATATCTGTTT is a window of Triticum dicoccoides isolate Atlit2015 ecotype Zavitan chromosome 2B, WEW_v2.0, whole genome shotgun sequence DNA encoding:
- the LOC119367399 gene encoding uncharacterized protein LOC119367399; its protein translation is MDQFHDGHHVRLRSLVHRTRTYLHAADDGESVTLSQVRASMNAAWAVHIYHRADGDGEGFYDDDGPYLLLHSAAYGRYLGATDVPARRGHRGFRAELRDYDQPEVGAIMWRAVRSGFVDDVVLLHHAGGRFLRANGRYLPWNAGVSLDDDVNSMMHWVVEPIPAREAGMPAIPGPPPTLARFLSDMFMDPGRRIRYTPTLGGDYPEDSAGWGEFWFRGRSVFRLRDQLVMRTSINLYYQNVAICVRAGRYGRLTPLVVDLPHGGYGETLEIVILEDETRAYDELRHPDVDAE